Proteins co-encoded in one Arachis hypogaea cultivar Tifrunner chromosome 13, arahy.Tifrunner.gnm2.J5K5, whole genome shotgun sequence genomic window:
- the LOC112734518 gene encoding replication protein A 70 kDa DNA-binding subunit B-like produces the protein MHSGDTIQCTVKDIFVPIFEGLLAEGNVYVVTNFGVALNTIKFKPTRHEFRIHFKRDTIVRPVQDSSFPLNGFNFVPFKTIQSESREDGYLVDVIGQLASKGNLVEFTRDGKPSSYITIELDDLEGGQKLRVTLWQSFAFDLLKYLEEHPCLTYVVILQMGVMGVFNTNYNSKLFINVEFPAARDFFARVNKLDPVDGQGIMSLVCDQPVSVEEDFLRLSVYKTIAEIKEHNQDAVSVTAGTIKEVEIEFGWWYKGCKKCRRGLREIEKRYFCPNCIRDYGFYEPRYSIHIRVIDHTDATSFVLFDGEAAKFLGVSANDLRQSCVTKGVEKNSCPEEINKLRVIKFIFKVQLKMRNLNSYEPYVIHVLIMINENSLVSAFLDKYNPDPVTPFGLLSHENSELLSLSTGPYDTSKACESKLTPSPAVDEKHNSKILGAKKHIEEVGEESVSSKSKKRKWVVMEN, from the exons ATGCATTCAGGGGATACAATTCAATGCACTGTAAAAGACATATTTGTTCCTATCTTCGAGGGCTTACTCGCTGAGGGCAATGTGTACGTGGTCACTAATTTTGGAGTTGCTTTGAATACCATCAAGTTCAAGCCTACTAGACATGAATTTAGAATCCACTTCAAGAGGGACACGATTGTGCGTCCAGTACAAGATTCTTCGTTTCCATTGAACGGATTCAATTTTGTTCCGTTCAAAACAATTCAATCAGAGTCTAGAGAAGATGGTTATTTAGTTG ATGTGATAGGTCAGCTTGCCTCTAAGGGTAACTTGGTCGAATTCACCCGGGACGGGAAGCCGTCAAGTTATATCACCATAGAACTTGATGATCTTGA GGGTGGACAGAAATTAAGGGTAACATTGTGGCAGTCTTTTGCTTTTGATTTGCTCAAATATCTGGAGGAACACCCGTGTCTTACCTATGTGGTTATTCTCCAAATGG GGGTGATGGGTGTTTTCAACACAAACTACAATTCGAAACTGTTTATCAATGTTGAGTTTCCAGCTGCCAGGGATTTCTTTGCGAG GGTGAACAAATTAGATCCTGTTGATGGACAAGGCATAATGTCGCTGGTCTGTGATCAACCTGTTTCAGTTGAAGAAGATTTTTTGCGTCTGTCAGTCTACAAAACAATTGCCGAGATAAAGGAGCATAATCAG GATGCTGTATCTGTTACAGCAGGGACGATTAAAGAAGTTGAGATCGAGTTTGGTTGGTGGTACAAAGGATGTAAGAAGTGTCGTCGTGGCTTAAGGGAAATTGAGAAAAGATATTTCTGTCCCAATTGCATTAGAGACTACGGGTTCTATGAGCCAAG ATACAGCATCCACATAAGGGTGATAGACCACACCGATGCTACCTCTTTTGTTTTGTTCGATGGAGAAGCTGCAAAGTTTCTTGGAGTTTCTGCTAATGACCTTAGGCAGTCTTGTGTGACTAAG GGTGTTGAGAAAAATTCCTGTCCCGAAGAGATTAATAAGCTTAGGGTTATTAAGTTCATCTTCAAAGTGCAACTCAAGATGAGGAATCTGAACTCTTATGAACCATATGTGATTCATGTGCTGATAATGATTAATGAGAATTCTCTGGTCTCTGCTTTCCTGGATAAATATAATCCTGACCCTGTAACCCCCTTTG GCCTTTTGTCCCATGAAAATTCTGAACTATTGAGTTTGTCTACTGGTCCATACGACACTTCTAAG GCTTGTGAGAGTAAGCTAACTCCATCACCTGCAGTTGATGAGAAACATAATTCTAAGATTCTCGGAGCTAAGAAACATATTGAAGAGGTTGGAGAGGAGTCAGTTTCATCCAAATCCAAGAAAAGGAAGTGGGTTGTGATGGAGAACTAA